The stretch of DNA CGACGGCCGGGGTCAGCTTCACCGCCGCCGCCAGACCCACCCCCGCTCCCCTGCCCGGCGCCGCGCGCGGCACGGCCAGGCCCCACAGGACCACGGCGCCCAGCAGCAGATTGACCTGACCCTGGTCGAGGGTGTGACGCACGGGCTCCAGCCACAGCCCGGCGGCGGCCCAGAGCAGAGCGCGCCGCCGGACCCGGCCGCCGGGACGCGGGCCCAGCAGCCGCACCGCGCACACGGCGACGACGACCAGGGCCGCCACGGACAGCGACTGCCAGAGCGCGACCAGCGCCGCCCAGGGAAGCCGCGCGAGCGGCAGGAACACGAGTGCGGCGAAGGGCGGGTAGGTGAACGGCAGCCGCGGGATGGGCGGGGTGGTGCGCAGCGCGTAGTCGTACAGGCCGCCGGAGAGCACGTGCGGCGCGGCCTCGCGGTAGACGCGCAGGTCCAGCGGGTGGGTGGGGTGGGTGACGACGGCTGCGACGTGCACCGCCAGGGAGACGGCCAGGCACCAGCCGGCATGGCCGGTGAGCCATTGTCCGATCCCCCGGCTCCTGGCCCAGATCCCTCGCACCGCACCAGCCCCGTCGTCTCGCAGCGCCCCGCACACTAGCCCAGCGGGTACCGCGTGCGGCGGCTGCCACGCGGTCAGAGGGTCACGCGGATTCCGACGGTTCCTCCCAGACCGCGGCGCAGTCTGCTGCCCAGGAGGGTGAGGCGGCCGATCACGCCGTACTTGCGGGCGATCAGCCCCCGGTAGCGGGCGGTGGTGTCCGCGTCGCAGATCTCCGCCCGCGCCTCCACCTGTTCCCCGGTCGGATGCCCGCGCAGGTCGCAGGGGCCGACGAGGACGTCGGCGCGGTTGCGGATCCGCTTGACCTTCCAGGAGTCGGCGGTCGTCCACACACCGAGCGCGTCGCCGTCGCGCACCACCCAGACCGGGGTGGCGACCGGGGTGCCGTTCCTGCGATAGCTGGTGACGAGCAGGTACTTCCCCGCTCCGAGCCGCTCCACCAGGGTGTCGTCCATGCGCCGCAGTCTAGGCCCGGCGTGACAGTGGAAGACTCGGGCTGTGGTCCGGGACGACGAGGACGGGGGCGGGACGGATGATGTGGGACGGGGTACGGGAGGTCGCCTGCGACGAGTCGGGGTCCGACGGTGAGAACCTCACCGACGGCAACACCGACGTCTTCGCGCACGCCAGCGTGCTGCTGCCGGCGGAGTCCGCGGCCGGGTGCGTGCAGGAGATACGGAACCGGATCCGCTCGCCCGCGGAGGAGTACAAGGCCGGCCATCTGCTGCGGGAGAAGCACCGGGCGGTACTGGAGTGGGTGCTCTCCCCTGCCGGGCCGCTGTACGGGCACGCCCGGGTGGACCTCACCGATAAGGCGTTCTTCGTGGTGGACCGCGCCCTGGACCTGCTGCTCGGGGACGCGGCCGGGGCGGACGCCCTGTACGGCACGGGGCGGGAGGCCTTCGGCGCGGACGGATGGCGGCGGTTCCTGCGGGCGGCCAACCGGCTGCTGCGGGCCAGGAGCGACGCGGAGCCCGTGGACCCGGTGGACGCCTTCTTCGCCCATGTCGAGGAACTGCGGCGTGTGGAGGTTCCCGAACCGGCCGCGGCGGTTCTGGAGCGGCTGGCCGGCAGCCGGGAGCGCGCCGAGGCCTACCGGGCCCGGGTCACCGCCGGCCCGCCCCTGATCCCCGCGCTCAACCCGCTGCTGCCCGCGATCCTGCGGACGGCCGCGCTGTGGAGCGCGCCGCGAACCGCCGTGCGGCTCGTGCACGACCGGCAGAACATGCTCACTCCCGACCGCGTCGACTGGCTCCTGCGGACGGCCCGGCAGCGGGGTGTGGCCCTGGACGGTGTGGAACTCGTCCACTCGCGGCTGGACCTGCGGGTGCAGCTCGCCGACTTCCTCGCCGGCGTCGCCCGCAAGCTGGCCTCCGACGAGCTGAACGGCTGCGGCGACCCGGTGCTCACCGCGCTGCTGCGCCCCTACGTCGGTTCCTCCTCCGTCTGGGGAGACGCCCCGAGCTGGGCCCGCCTCGGCCCGCTCCCGGACGGCCGCGGCCGGGGGACGCGGGCCGGCTCGGGGGCGCGGCTCCCCTGTTGAGCGGGCGCGCCCGAAGAAGATCACCCGAGCGCTGAACACGGCCGTGCCGCGCCACGTATGGAGGAGGGGCGCTCAACGACCGTAGCGCCTCGCGGTGTTGAGACCGCGGGTTCGGGTTCGGGAGCCATGCATGGGGCACGCACGACGACGGGTCGTCCGGCGGGTGACACGGCTGACGGCCGTCGCGGGACTCCTTCTGGGGGGCGCGATGGTCGCGCAGGCGGCGATGGCGAGCGAGCCTCCCGGCGCCTCCGCCGCGCGTGGTACCGCGGGGCCGGCCGGCACGTCCGGCACGTCCGGCGCCGACCTGGTGGCCCGGCTCGGCACCTCGCGCACGGCGGGCAGCTGGACCGGCTCCGACGGGCGCCCGGTGGTCGCCGTGACCGACGAGCGGACGGCGGCGGAGGTGCGGCGGGCGGGCGCCGAGGCGAAGATCGTGCGGCACAGCATGAACGAGCTGAAGGCGGCCACCGCGGCCCTGCGCGCGGCGCCCCGGGTGGCCGGCACGGCCTGGACGATGGACTACCGCGCCAACCGGGTGACGGTCGAGGGCGACAGCACGGTCTCCGCCTCCGACTGGGCCCGGATGACCGAGGTCGCCGGCAGGATCGGTGGCTTGGTGCGCATGGAGCGCACCGAGGGCGCCTTCACCACCCGTCTCAACGGGGCGCAGCCCATCCTGTCGACCGACGGGCGCTGCTCGGCGGGTTTCAACGTGACCGACGGGCGGACCGACTTCATCCTCACCGCGGGCCACTGCGGGCCCACAGGTTCCCTCTGGTTCGCCGACGGCCAGGGCGACCGGCAGCTCGGCAGGACGGTCGCCGGGTCCTTCCCGGGCGGCGACTTCTCGCTGGTGCGGTACGACTCCGGCAGCGCGGGCCAGGGCGCCGACGTGGTGGCGATCGGCGGCGGCAACGGCGTACGGATCACGGGGGCGGGCGATCCGGCCGTGGGGCAGCGGGTGTTCCGCAGCGGCAGCACGAGCGGGCTGCGCGACGGCGAGGTGACCGGACTGGACTCGACGGTGAACTACCCCGAGGGCACCGTCACCGGTCTCATCCGGACCACGGTGTGCGCCGAGCCGGGCGACAGCGGCGGTCCGCTGTTCTCCGAGGGGATCGCCCTGGGGGTGACCTCGGGCGGCAGCGGCGACTGCACACGGGGCGGTACGACGTTCTTCCAGCCGGTCACCAAGGCGCTGTCCGCGCTCGACGTGCGGCTGATCGTGTCCGACGCGCGGCAGGACACCGGGCAGAGCGCGGAGCCGTCCGCCCCGGCCACCCACAGCGCCATCGCCCCCGGCACGGCCTCCCCCGGCTCCTCGGCGCCGGTGGCCGGCGGCGCCGACGGGACCACGCCGCTCTCCCGGCTCTCCGACCCCGAAAACGTCGGCCCCGGTCTCCTGATCATGGGGGGCAGTCTGATCGCCCTGGTGGCCACCCGCTGGATCCGCGCGGAACGGGACCGCAAGGCCTACCAGAGGTACTACTCGGCGACGTGGAGCTGACGGAAAGGACGGACGGCGACGGGCGGACCGACGGCGGAGGTCGGAGGGCAGAGGTCGGAGCCGGTTCAGGCCGCCCTGTCGGAGTGCGGGGCGGCCGCGGCCCACTCCATCACCAGGCGCTGGTACTCCTCGCGCTGCTCGGTGGTCAGAATCCCGCCCGACCTGCGCCACAGCGCCCGGATCTCCTCGTTGACCTCCGCGGCCGATCGCTCGGAGACGGGTTCAACACTGGTGGACATGCCGTGAAGCATATGCCGCCCGGAGTGAAGGCGCTGTGAATAAGTACGAGCGATACAGGCATATCGGACCGTGTCGCTCATCACGTCAATTCGGCAGGTCACCGGCGTGAGTTCGCACTCGGCCGACGGGGCTCGGCGTCGGCCTGCCCGTGCCGTCAGGTGCCCGGCTTGCGCCCGTAGACGAACACGTCGTCGCCCTTCTTCAGCAGCGACCAGTATTTCTTGGCGTCCTTCGTCGTCATGTTGACGCAGCCGTGCGAACCCGGCGGGTTCCACATGCTCAGGCCGACGGAGTGGAAGGCCTGACCGCCGTCGAAGAACTGACTGTAGGGCATGGGCACGTTGTAGACGGTCGAGACGTGGTCGATGTCCCGCCAGTAGATCTTCTTCAGGCCGGTACGGGTCGTGTACCCCTTGCGTCCCGTGCGCACCGGTACCGGCCCGTAGACGAGCCGGCTGCCGTCCTGGATCCAGCTGAGCTGGAGGGTGAGGTCGACGCAGGCGATACGGCCTTTGTTGACCGGGCACTTGCCGCTCTTGTTGGGCTTCTTGCCGACGGCCTTCTGCTTGTTCATGAGGTTCATCACGCCCCAGGTGACGGAACCCGCGTAGCCGATGTTCGGCGTGATGCCGTGCTTGTTCTGGAAGGCCCGGATGGCCTTGCAGTCGGCGGCCGACTGCCGTCCGTCCACGGGCCGCCCGAGGAACTTCTCCACTTGCTTCTGGTACGGTCCCGCCTGCGTCGTGCAACTCGCCGCCTGCGCCGGTGCCGTACCGAGCGCGAGCGTGAGTGGTGCCACCAGCCCCGTGACGCCCAGTACGACCGCTCCCCGCCTGCCGATGTCCCTCATAACGACCTTGCCCCCTAGGTGCGTTCCGGCACTTCCCGACACCTAGACCCGTGGCGGGGCACATCGGTTGCGCAGCGGCGCGTGCCGAGACGAAACGGTGACACGCGCCCGGCGGTCGAGGCCGGGGCCGGGCGGTCCGCTCAGGTGTCCCCCTCCTCCCGCTCCTCCTGAACGGCCGCGCGGAAAGCGGTGTTGACCGCGGTGAGGCCGCCGTCGACGGTCAGGGTGGTGCCGGTGATCCAGGCCGCGTCGCGGGAGGCGAGGAAGGCCACCGCTGCGGCGATGTCCTCCGGTTCGCCGACCCGGCCCAGCGGGTACAGGCCGCGGACCCGGTCGAGTTCGGCCTCCCGTCCCTCCCAGGCCGAGGTGCGGACCGTGCCCGGCACCACCAGGTTGACGCGGACGCCGCGGGAGGCGGCGTGTCCGGCGAGGGTACGGGTGAGCGAGGCAAGCCCCGCCTTCGCCGCGCTGTAGCCGTGGTTGCCGAAGTCCTGGACGCCGTTGACCGAGCCGATGCCGACGATCGCTCCCCTGCCGCCCGCCGCCAGGTGGGGCAGGGCGGCGCGGCAGCAGCGGTAGGCACCGGTCAGGGTGATGTCGAGGTCGCGGGCCCACACCGCTTCCGGGTCGTCCTCGAACAACGGGGTGTCGGGCGTGCAGTGGGCCGCGCAGTTGACCAGGACGTCGAGGGATCCGAAGGTCTGGACGGCCAGGTCCACGGCCGCCTGGACCGCGTCCCGGTCCGCGACGTCCAACGCGTGTGCCCGGGCCGTGAGTCCACGCTCGCGCAGCGCCGCCGCCGTGTGCTCCGCCACGTCCCCGTCCAGGTCGGTGACCAGGACCCCGGCCCCCTCCTCGGCCAGCCTGCGCGCGGTGGCCGCGCCGATGCCCCGGCCCGCACCGGTGATGAGAACCCCGTGTCCGTCGAACCGCCCACTGTCCGTCATGCGCCGAACCTACTTCCCCGAAGGCCTCCCGGGCAGTCGGCGCGCAACATGTCCTCGCTCCGGCGAGTCCCGCAACTCCCCACGCCCGTCGGCGTCGTGGCCGACGGGCCGGGAGATGCGATGCCGTGGTGGGGCGGCGCCCGGTCAGCGGTAGCCGGTCGGGTCGGCGGGCCCGCCCGCGTCCTGGACCTCGACGAGGTACCGCCAGGCGTCGGGGCGGCTGCCGTCCAGGTCGGTGAAGCCGTAGTCCTGGGCGAGCCCGCCGCTGGAGAGGGAACGGCCGTTCCAGCGGGCCACGTCCGGGTCCGCGGCCAGGGCGGCCACGGCACGGCCCACATAGCGCGGGGTCTCGGAGATGGCGAAGTGCGGAACGCGGTCCAGGGCTTCGCGCCAGTTGTCCTCCCGGACCCCGAAGTGGTCGAGCATCAGCTCCGAGCGCAGCCAGCCCGGGGTGAGGGCCACCGCCGTGGCGCCGCGCGGGCCGAGTTCGTGGCCGAGTGCGAAGGCCATGCGCAGGACGGACGCCTTGGCGAGGTCGTAGAAGAAGTTGACGCGGTAGGTGTCCCGGTTGTACTCGGCGGTGCCGTCGGTCATCTCCACCACCAGACCGCCGGGGTGACGCAGCAGCAGCGGCAGGGCGTGATGGCTGGTGATCGCGTGTGTCTCCACCGCGAGCCGGAGCAGCCGCAGCCCCTTGTCGAGGTCGTGCTCCCACACCGGCGTGTCCCACGCGAAGAGGTGCTCCGCGCCCCAGATGTCGTTGACGAGGACGTCGAGACGGTCCTGCTCGCGCGCGATACGGTCCACGAGGGCGCGGACCTGGCCGGGCTCCAGATGGTCGGCCGGTACGGCGATGCCGTGGCCGCCGGCCTCGGTGACCAGGTCGGCGGTGTCCTCGATGGTCTCGGGGCGGTCGTACTCGGAGCGGCGGGCGCGGGTGGTGCGTCCGGTGACGTAGACGGTGGCGCCGGCCGCGCCGAGCTCCACCGCGATTCCCCGTCCCGCTCCCCGCGTCGCCCCCGCGACCAGCGCGACCTTGCCTTCCAGTGGGCCCGGCATGTCCGACCTCCCGATGCGTCTTCCGTCGATGCCGTCATCGAGAGTGCCGGGGAAACCGGACACCTTCTGTCGCCTTTCGGCGCGGGAAACGGCGCGGGAAACGGTGGAACGCGGGCGGGAAGCGGTGAAACGAGGGCGGGCCGCACGAGCGCCTCCCGGTCCCGTGCGGCCCGCCACCCGGGCTCCCGGCCCGGTTCTCCCGCGTCAGTGCCCGCGGGCGATCCACTCCTCCAGGTGCGGGGCCTCGGCACCGATGGTGGTCGGGTCGCCGTGGCCGGTGAGGACCTTCGTCTCGGGCGGCAGCGTCAGCAGACGGTCGCGGATCGAGTCGATGATCGTCGGGAAGTGGGAGTAGGAACGGCCGGTGGCCCCGGGACCGCCCTGGAAGAGCGTGTCGCCGGTGAAGACCACGCCGAGTCCGGGGTCGTACAGGCAGATCGCGCCCGGGGCGTGGCCGGGCGTGTGCAGGACCTTCAGGTCGGCACCGGCCGCCTCGATGACCTGGCCGTCGACCAGGTGCTCGTCGGGGTCCCGGTTCGGGTGGGTCATCTTCCACAGCGGCAGGTCGTCACCGTGCAGCCAGATGGTCGCGCCGGTGAGGTCGGCGAGCGCCGGGGCGGCGTTGACGTGGTCGTTGTGGGCGTGGGTGCACACGATGGCGGTCAGCCGGCGGTCGCCGACCGCCGCGGCGATGGCCTCGGCGTCGTGGGCGGCGTCGATGACGACGGCCTCATGGTCGTCGCCGACGATCCACACGTTGTTGTCGACGTCCCAGGTGCCGCCGTCGAGCGTGAACTGCCCGGAGGTGACGAGGCGTTCGATACGGGCGGCCATCAGAGCACCACCACCGAGCGCAGCACGTCGCCGTGGTGCATCCGCTCGAACGCCTTCTCCACCTCGTCCAGTTGGATGGTTTCGGTGACGAACTTGTCCAGCGGCAGGCGTCCTTGCAGATGCAGGTCGATGAGCATCGGGAAGTCCCGGGAGGGCAGGCAGTCGCCGTACCAGCTCGACTTCAGCGCCCCGCCGCGTCCGAAGACGTCCAGCAGCGGCAGTTCCAGCTTCATCTCCGGGGTCGGCACGCCGACCAGGACAACCGTGCCGGCCAGGTCACGGGCGTAGAAGGCCTGTTGGTACGTCTCGGGGCGGCCGACCGCCTCGATGACGACGTCGGCGCCGAAGCCACCGGTCAGCTCGCGGATGGCCTCGACCGGGTCGTTCTCCTTGGAGTTGACCGTGTGCGTGGCGCCCATGGTGCGGGCGGTCTCCAGCTTGCGGTCGTCGATGTCGACGGCGATGACCTTCGCCGCGCCCGCCAGGTACGCACCGGCGATCGCCGCGTCGCCGACACCGCCGCAGCCGATGACGGCGACCGAGTCGCCGCGGCCGACGTTGCCGGTGTTGATCGCCGCGCCAATGCCGGCCATCACGCCGCAGCCCAGCAGCCCGGCCACCGCCGGGGAGACCGACGGGTCGACCTTGGTGCACTGACCGGCCGCCACCAGGGTCTTCTCGGCGAACGCGCCGATCCCGAGCGCCGGGGAGAGTTCGGTGCCGTCGGTCAGGGTCATCCGCTGCCGCGCGTTGTGGGTGTCGAAGCAGTACCAGGGCCGCCCGCGCAGACAGGCACGGCACTTGCCGCACACGGCCCGCCAGTTGAGGATGACGAAGTCCCCGGGCGCGACGTCGGTGACGTCGTCGCCGACCGACTCCACGACGCCCGCGGCCTCGTGGCCGAGCAGGAACGGGAACTCGTCGTTGATTCCGCCCTGCTTGTAGTGCAGGTCGGTGTGGCAGACGCCGCAGGCCTGGATCCGCACGACGGCCTCTCCCGGCCCCGGGTCCGGCACGACGATCGTCTCGACCCGCACCGGTTCGTTCTTGCCGGGTGCGATCACGCCGCGCACTTCCTGCGCCATGGTGGTGGTCCCTTCCGTCGAGCGGTGTACGTCCCCCGACCCTACGTCCGACTGATCGGTAAGGGACACCGAGGGGGCCTCTGATCTGCGGGGACGGGCGGGCGAGGCGCGGGTGCCCGGCCCGCGGGGCGGAAGATCAGCGCTGGCTGGCGGGAACCGGCCCGAAGACCGGCGGGACCAGGCAGGTGACCTGGTTCAGCCGGCCCACCTGGTTGAGATCGCGTACGCGGTCGACCCCGGACAGCCGTTCGGAGACCGTGGGCGGTTCGCCCCGGTGTTCGGCCTGGACGCCGGTCCCGGGGAGGGAGTCGAGCAGGCCGGGCGGCTGGAACCCGCCGACGGACGGGGCGCCCGCGGCGCTCGCGGGCAGCGCGGTCAGGCCCGTGACCGAGACGGCGCGTCCGACGGCGGCGACGATGCGTCGAGTGCAGACCATGCCCTCGGCAACGCCGTCCTGGCCCGCCCGGACACGGGCCCGCGGCCGCGCTCACCCGTCGGGCTCAGCGTCCGGACCCCGTTTGCCGCGCCCGCCGAGGCGGAGGAGTCTCGAACTGTGAGGCCCGCCGCGGCCCGCTCCTCGCAAGGGCCGCGGCCCTCGGAGGAGGTCCCGTCATGTCCACCTCGGCAAGCCCCGCCTTCGACACCGACACGCTGCGCCGCGGCATCGAAGGAGACACGGCGGACACGCTGCTGTCGCTCTACGCGGACGACGCGGAGATCCGCATCGTGGACCGCGACACCCAGCCCAGCAACCCCAAGGTCCTGCACGGCCGGGACGAGATCGGCACCATGCTCCAGGACATCTACGGCCGCGACATGACGCACCGGCTGGAGCAGTGCGTCGTGCAGGGCGACCATGCGGCGTACGTGGAGTCCTGCCAGTACGCGGACGGCGGCCGTGTCCTCGCGGAGTCCATGGTCTCGCTGCGCGACGGCAGGATCGCCGAGCAGACACTGATCCAGGCATGGGACGAATAGGCGGGAGAGCCGCGAGGTTCCAGGTCGGCTCCCGTCCGACCCGGACCTTCTCGGCCCGCGCCGGCCTGGGCCGGTCCCGTTCGGCCCGGTCGCGCCTGCCGGGGCCCTCGACCGCCGTGCCCCGCCTGGCGTCCGCCGCGGCGGTCCGCTCGCTGCCGCGGGCGGCGCGGCCGCGTCCGGGCCGTACGGCGGTGCGCGGCCTTCGGCCGCGGCGGGCCGTGTCGGTTAGGGTGAGGCGGGGCCGTGACTGGCGCTGAGGTGGAGCACCACCGGGGAGCGGTCCACGCAGAGACGTGAGCCGCGCGCCTGGGCAATTCCCCCGAACGCCCAGGAGTGGACCATGTCCCAGGCCCGTCCGATGGACGGCACCGCGCTCGCCCGCCGTGTCGTCGAGGAGACCGCGCGGAAGGCCGCCGCACTCACCGAGCGCACCGGTACGACGCCCTGTCTGGCGACCGTGCTGGTCGGTGAGGACCCCGCCTCCGTCACCTACGTACGGATGAAGCAGAACCGCTGCCGCAAGGCCGGTATCGACTCCCGCCGTGTGGCACTGCCGGCCGCGACCACCACCGAGGAACTGGTCGACACGCTGCGGTCGCTGTCCAAGGATCCCGCCGTGCACGGCATCCTGCTCCAGCACCCCGTCGGCGAGCACATCGACGAGCGGGCCGCGTTCGAGGCGATCGCGCCCGAGAAGGACGTCGACGGGGTCACCTGCGCCTCGTTCGCGGCGATGAGCTTCGGCCTGCCGGGGTTCGTGTCCTGCACGCCCGGCGGCATCCTGCGGCTGCTGGACGCGTACGACGTCGAGCTGCGCGGCCGGCGAGCCGTCGTGGTGGGCCGCAGCGCGATCCTCGGCAAGCCCGTGGGGATGCTGCTGCTCGCGCGGGACGCGACGGTGACCTACTGCCACTCGCGGACCGCGGACCTGCCGGCCGCCGTGCGTGAGGCGGACGTCGTGGTCGCCGCGGTGGGCCGGCCCCGGCTCATCCGCGGCGAGGACGTCAAGCCCGGCGCCGTGGTGATCGACGCGGGCTACAACCCGGGCAACGTCGGCGACGTCGACTTCGACTCCGCCGTGCAGCGGGCCTCGCTGATCACTCCGGTGCCCGGTGGGGTGGGCCCGATGACGATCGCCACGCTGCTGGAGCAGACCGTGACGGCCGCCGCCCGGCAGCTCGGGGTGTGACCGGCGTACCGGGACCGGAGCGGGGGTGCGACACCCCTCGGGTCGTTCACGGACGGCGGGCGGCCGCGCGGCCATACTGGCCGTCGTGCGCGTAGCGATCATGACGGCGGGATCCCGGGGCGACGTCGCCCCCTTCACCGGACTGGGGCACGGCCTGGCTCTCGCGGGTCATGAGGTCACCCTGGTCACGCACGGATGCTTCGAACCGCTGGTCGCGGGCTCGGGCCTCGGCTTCCACCCGCTGCCGGTGGACCCGCGGGCCGAGTTGGAGTCCTCGCGGGGCCGGGGACTCCACCGCAGCGCGACCGGCCCGGGCAAGATGCTGCGGGCCGTGGGGCTGGTGCGGGCGGCCATCGCCCGGATGACGGACGATCTGATCGCGGCGGCCGAGAAGAGCGACCTGCTGCTGCTGGCCGGCTCGCTCGGGCCGGTCGGGCACGCCATCGCCGAGGCGCTGAACCTGCCCAGTGTGAGCGCCCATCTGCAACCCCTCTCCCCCACAAGGGAGTTCGCCCCTCCGCTGCTGGGCGGCGGACACTGGGGCGGAGCTGCGAACCGCCTCGCCGGACACGGCGTGGACCTGGCCGTGGAGCGGGTCTTCTCGGCGGCCGTACCCGCCGTGCGGACCCGGCTGGGGCTGCCCGCCCGCGCGGTCACCGGCCGCCGCGTCCGCCAGGAGCAGCGCGGGCCGGTGTACCA from Streptomyces sp. 6-11-2 encodes:
- a CDS encoding S1 family peptidase, which codes for MGHARRRVVRRVTRLTAVAGLLLGGAMVAQAAMASEPPGASAARGTAGPAGTSGTSGADLVARLGTSRTAGSWTGSDGRPVVAVTDERTAAEVRRAGAEAKIVRHSMNELKAATAALRAAPRVAGTAWTMDYRANRVTVEGDSTVSASDWARMTEVAGRIGGLVRMERTEGAFTTRLNGAQPILSTDGRCSAGFNVTDGRTDFILTAGHCGPTGSLWFADGQGDRQLGRTVAGSFPGGDFSLVRYDSGSAGQGADVVAIGGGNGVRITGAGDPAVGQRVFRSGSTSGLRDGEVTGLDSTVNYPEGTVTGLIRTTVCAEPGDSGGPLFSEGIALGVTSGGSGDCTRGGTTFFQPVTKALSALDVRLIVSDARQDTGQSAEPSAPATHSAIAPGTASPGSSAPVAGGADGTTPLSRLSDPENVGPGLLIMGGSLIALVATRWIRAERDRKAYQRYYSATWS
- a CDS encoding DUF3800 domain-containing protein; amino-acid sequence: MMWDGVREVACDESGSDGENLTDGNTDVFAHASVLLPAESAAGCVQEIRNRIRSPAEEYKAGHLLREKHRAVLEWVLSPAGPLYGHARVDLTDKAFFVVDRALDLLLGDAAGADALYGTGREAFGADGWRRFLRAANRLLRARSDAEPVDPVDAFFAHVEELRRVEVPEPAAAVLERLAGSRERAEAYRARVTAGPPLIPALNPLLPAILRTAALWSAPRTAVRLVHDRQNMLTPDRVDWLLRTARQRGVALDGVELVHSRLDLRVQLADFLAGVARKLASDELNGCGDPVLTALLRPYVGSSSVWGDAPSWARLGPLPDGRGRGTRAGSGARLPC
- a CDS encoding PPOX class F420-dependent oxidoreductase, which gives rise to MDDTLVERLGAGKYLLVTSYRRNGTPVATPVWVVRDGDALGVWTTADSWKVKRIRNRADVLVGPCDLRGHPTGEQVEARAEICDADTTARYRGLIARKYGVIGRLTLLGSRLRRGLGGTVGIRVTL
- a CDS encoding SDR family oxidoreductase; translated protein: MPGPLEGKVALVAGATRGAGRGIAVELGAAGATVYVTGRTTRARRSEYDRPETIEDTADLVTEAGGHGIAVPADHLEPGQVRALVDRIAREQDRLDVLVNDIWGAEHLFAWDTPVWEHDLDKGLRLLRLAVETHAITSHHALPLLLRHPGGLVVEMTDGTAEYNRDTYRVNFFYDLAKASVLRMAFALGHELGPRGATAVALTPGWLRSELMLDHFGVREDNWREALDRVPHFAISETPRYVGRAVAALAADPDVARWNGRSLSSGGLAQDYGFTDLDGSRPDAWRYLVEVQDAGGPADPTGYR
- a CDS encoding SDR family NAD(P)-dependent oxidoreductase, whose protein sequence is MTDSGRFDGHGVLITGAGRGIGAATARRLAEEGAGVLVTDLDGDVAEHTAAALRERGLTARAHALDVADRDAVQAAVDLAVQTFGSLDVLVNCAAHCTPDTPLFEDDPEAVWARDLDITLTGAYRCCRAALPHLAAGGRGAIVGIGSVNGVQDFGNHGYSAAKAGLASLTRTLAGHAASRGVRVNLVVPGTVRTSAWEGREAELDRVRGLYPLGRVGEPEDIAAAVAFLASRDAAWITGTTLTVDGGLTAVNTAFRAAVQEEREEGDT
- a CDS encoding MBL fold metallo-hydrolase, coding for MAARIERLVTSGQFTLDGGTWDVDNNVWIVGDDHEAVVIDAAHDAEAIAAAVGDRRLTAIVCTHAHNDHVNAAPALADLTGATIWLHGDDLPLWKMTHPNRDPDEHLVDGQVIEAAGADLKVLHTPGHAPGAICLYDPGLGVVFTGDTLFQGGPGATGRSYSHFPTIIDSIRDRLLTLPPETKVLTGHGDPTTIGAEAPHLEEWIARGH
- a CDS encoding L,D-transpeptidase family protein — its product is MRDIGRRGAVVLGVTGLVAPLTLALGTAPAQAASCTTQAGPYQKQVEKFLGRPVDGRQSAADCKAIRAFQNKHGITPNIGYAGSVTWGVMNLMNKQKAVGKKPNKSGKCPVNKGRIACVDLTLQLSWIQDGSRLVYGPVPVRTGRKGYTTRTGLKKIYWRDIDHVSTVYNVPMPYSQFFDGGQAFHSVGLSMWNPPGSHGCVNMTTKDAKKYWSLLKKGDDVFVYGRKPGT
- a CDS encoding S-(hydroxymethyl)mycothiol dehydrogenase, giving the protein MAQEVRGVIAPGKNEPVRVETIVVPDPGPGEAVVRIQACGVCHTDLHYKQGGINDEFPFLLGHEAAGVVESVGDDVTDVAPGDFVILNWRAVCGKCRACLRGRPWYCFDTHNARQRMTLTDGTELSPALGIGAFAEKTLVAAGQCTKVDPSVSPAVAGLLGCGVMAGIGAAINTGNVGRGDSVAVIGCGGVGDAAIAGAYLAGAAKVIAVDIDDRKLETARTMGATHTVNSKENDPVEAIRELTGGFGADVVIEAVGRPETYQQAFYARDLAGTVVLVGVPTPEMKLELPLLDVFGRGGALKSSWYGDCLPSRDFPMLIDLHLQGRLPLDKFVTETIQLDEVEKAFERMHHGDVLRSVVVL
- a CDS encoding nuclear transport factor 2 family protein, whose protein sequence is MSTSASPAFDTDTLRRGIEGDTADTLLSLYADDAEIRIVDRDTQPSNPKVLHGRDEIGTMLQDIYGRDMTHRLEQCVVQGDHAAYVESCQYADGGRVLAESMVSLRDGRIAEQTLIQAWDE
- a CDS encoding bifunctional 5,10-methylenetetrahydrofolate dehydrogenase/5,10-methenyltetrahydrofolate cyclohydrolase; its protein translation is MSQARPMDGTALARRVVEETARKAAALTERTGTTPCLATVLVGEDPASVTYVRMKQNRCRKAGIDSRRVALPAATTTEELVDTLRSLSKDPAVHGILLQHPVGEHIDERAAFEAIAPEKDVDGVTCASFAAMSFGLPGFVSCTPGGILRLLDAYDVELRGRRAVVVGRSAILGKPVGMLLLARDATVTYCHSRTADLPAAVREADVVVAAVGRPRLIRGEDVKPGAVVIDAGYNPGNVGDVDFDSAVQRASLITPVPGGVGPMTIATLLEQTVTAAARQLGV